In a single window of the Necator americanus strain Aroian chromosome X, whole genome shotgun sequence genome:
- a CDS encoding hypothetical protein (NECATOR_CHRX.G21250.T2), translating to MTQRKTAAARTLAGCTTLLKALTGVREGGSDRILPVLLRHLRHHAKTVDQCLGDTILTPSRCPLTYLENADDVVIFAESSAKHQQIVNLAPKVAAVYGLRLRLDKYLCAELDVVYRPRATGKYQHLTRPSKLAAENHLRFFGHITSAPADPLIQPALRILSDSGWKRPPGRNRTFQSEVMKEGLRTPSVEGQFRRDLSLKIEKIRQSFDQGRHTSAKMRVIASGDDISPPIKSNKSYA from the exons ATGACTCAACGAAAAACTGCGGCAGCTCGAACACTAGCAGGATGTACAACACTTCTAAAAGCGCTAACTGGAGTAAGAGAAGGGGGCAGTGACAGAATCCTTCCCGTTCTACTGCGTCATCTACGACATCATGCGAAAACAGTAGATCAATGTCTTGGCGATACCATCCTAACGCCATCAAGGTGCCCTTTGACCTATCTCGAgaacgccgacgatgttgttatattcgcggagagcAGTGCGAAACATCAACAAATTGTCAACCTTGCACCGAAAGTAGCTGCAGTCTATGGGCTACGTCTACGTCTTGATAAAT ATCTTTGCGCGGAACTAGATGTGGTGTACCGACCGAGAGCAACTGGAAAGTATCAACATCTGACACGACcgtcgaaattagctgcagaaaaTCATCTTCGCTTCTTCGGTCACATTACAAGTGCACCAGCGGACCCCCTTATTCAACCTGCTCTGCGGATTCTCTCGGATTCGGGATGGAAGAGGCCGCCTGGCCGAAACCGGACGTTCCAGAGTGAGGTGATGAAAGAGGGCCTGAGGACACCCAGTGTGGAGGGGCAGTTCAGgagagac CTCTCgctgaagatcgagaagaTTAGGCAGAGCTTTgatcaaggacggcacacctcggcgaagatgcgggtaatcgcgtcaggcgatgacatcagcccaccAATTAAGTCAAATAAGTCATACGCCTAG
- a CDS encoding hypothetical protein (NECATOR_CHRX.G21250.T1) — protein MTQRKTAAARTLAGCTTLLKALTGVREGGSDRILPVLLRHLRHHAKTVDQCLGDTILTPSRCPLTYLENADDVVIFAESSAKHQQIVNLAPKVAAVYGLRLRLDKCKQIYVSSRL, from the coding sequence ATGACTCAACGAAAAACTGCGGCAGCTCGAACACTAGCAGGATGTACAACACTTCTAAAAGCGCTAACTGGAGTAAGAGAAGGGGGCAGTGACAGAATCCTTCCCGTTCTACTGCGTCATCTACGACATCATGCGAAAACAGTAGATCAATGTCTTGGCGATACCATCCTAACGCCATCAAGGTGCCCTTTGACCTATCTCGAgaacgccgacgatgttgttatattcgcggagagcAGTGCGAAACATCAACAAATTGTCAACCTTGCACCGAAAGTAGCTGCAGTCTATGGGCTACGTCTACGTCTTGATAAATGTAAGCAGATATATGTCTCTTCGAGACTTTAA
- a CDS encoding hypothetical protein (NECATOR_CHRX.G21251.T1), which produces MPHTSIGYYTMYGGDVGGYAVAVRNDCNNLARGFGSRPSRITFVRLRDRRGLKLSVVSVRAPTEAAEDYRRDAFYGELNMIFKTDIQDTQSPGGCSAELMRTTIRS; this is translated from the coding sequence ATGCCCCATACCAGCATCGGATACTACACCATGTACGGCGGCGATGTAGGAGGCTATGCGGTAGCTGTCAGAAACGACTGCAATAACCTAGCGAGGGGATTTGGCTCAAGGCCATCAAGAATcacctttgtacgactgcgggatcgcagaggactcaaACTCTCGGTCGTAAGTGTGCGCGCACCTACAGAGGCTGCTGAAGACTATCGCAGGGATGCTTTTTATGGTGAACTCAACATGATATTCAAGACTGATATCCAAGATACACAGTCACCGGGCGGTTGTTCGGCGGAATTGATGCGAACAACGATCCGATCGTAG